One region of Nycticebus coucang isolate mNycCou1 chromosome 10, mNycCou1.pri, whole genome shotgun sequence genomic DNA includes:
- the LOC128596622 gene encoding major allergen I polypeptide chain 1-like: MKLATAFLLLCAASLLLSGANCDICPAVEKHANLFLKGNTDEFLNYAKNFVKSSAVLENAKQLKMCSDNKLTEEDKDNVQSGLDKIYSSNFC; this comes from the exons ATGAAGCTGGCTACTGCTTTCCTGCTGCTCTGCGCAGCCTCGCTCCTGCTCTCAGGCGCAA ATTGTGACATATGCCCAGCTGTGGAGAAGCATGCTAACCTCTTCCTGAAGGGAAACACTGATGAATTTCTCAATTATGCGAAAAATTTTGTAAAATCCTCTGCAGTATTGGAAAATGCTAAGCAACTGAAGATGTGTTCCGACAATAAACTGACAGAAGAGGATAAGGATAATGTCCAGTCTGGGCTG